One segment of Campylobacter hominis ATCC BAA-381 DNA contains the following:
- the prfA gene encoding peptide chain release factor 1 translates to MLADRLKPFLKRYDEISESLSDPKILSDISLVTKLSKEQRSIEPVRNATLQYLEVLKNIEDNKSLINDTELGDLAKEELKNLEISQNKLEEEIKILLIPKDPNDEKNIFLEIRAGTGGDEAALFAGDLLDAYLRYAELRGYKTEIVSQSEGSAGGFKEVILLVKGDGAYSRLKFEGGTHRVQRVPETESQGRVHTSAITVAIMPEIEDSEIQINENDLRIDVMRASGHGGQCVNTTDSAVRITHIPTGLVVTNQDGKSQHKNKEAAMKVLKARLYDLQEKERKAKEQSERKDQVGTGDRSGRIRTYNYPQNRITDHRINLTLYRLDAIMAGGLFDEIIDPLIAHAQAEAINKSEI, encoded by the coding sequence TTGTTAGCCGATCGCCTTAAGCCGTTTTTGAAAAGATACGACGAAATTTCAGAAAGTCTTAGCGACCCTAAAATTTTGAGCGATATCTCTTTAGTAACCAAACTTTCTAAAGAACAACGCAGTATTGAACCTGTAAGAAATGCTACATTACAGTATTTGGAAGTTTTAAAAAACATTGAAGACAACAAAAGTTTGATAAATGATACCGAACTTGGCGATTTGGCAAAAGAAGAACTTAAAAATTTAGAAATTTCACAAAACAAACTTGAAGAAGAGATAAAAATTCTACTTATTCCAAAAGATCCTAACGACGAAAAAAATATTTTTCTTGAAATTCGTGCAGGAACAGGTGGCGATGAAGCTGCGCTTTTCGCCGGAGATTTACTGGACGCTTATTTGCGCTATGCCGAACTTCGCGGATATAAAACGGAAATTGTAAGTCAAAGTGAAGGAAGCGCAGGCGGTTTTAAAGAAGTTATTTTACTTGTAAAAGGTGATGGAGCTTATTCGCGTTTGAAATTTGAAGGCGGAACGCATAGAGTTCAAAGAGTGCCTGAAACCGAAAGTCAAGGTCGCGTGCATACATCTGCTATAACAGTAGCCATAATGCCTGAAATTGAAGATAGTGAAATTCAAATAAATGAAAATGATTTACGAATAGATGTAATGCGTGCTTCAGGACATGGCGGACAATGCGTAAATACAACCGATAGCGCCGTCAGAATAACTCACATACCGACAGGACTTGTAGTTACAAATCAAGACGGAAAAAGCCAACACAAAAATAAAGAAGCCGCTATGAAAGTGCTAAAAGCAAGACTTTATGATTTACAGGAAAAAGAGCGAAAAGCAAAAGAGCAAAGCGAACGAAAAGATCAAGTAGGTACAGGCGATAGAAGCGGGCGAATACGCACGTATAATTATCCGCAAAACCGTATAACGGATCATAGAATAAATCTTACACTGTATCGTCTTGACGCGATTATGGCGGGCGGGCTTTTTGATGAAATTATAGATCCGCTTATCGCGCATGC
- the rpsT gene encoding 30S ribosomal protein S20: protein MANHKSAEKRARQTIKRTERNRFYRTRLKNMTRAVKEAVEAKDVDAAKAALKVVNQNFHSFVSKGFLKKETASRHVSRLAKLVNSLVA from the coding sequence ATGGCAAACCATAAATCTGCTGAAAAAAGAGCAAGACAAACTATAAAAAGAACAGAAAGAAACCGTTTTTATCGCACCCGTCTTAAAAATATGACACGCGCGGTAAAAGAAGCTGTAGAAGCTAAAGATGTTGATGCTGCAAAAGCGGCTTTAAAAGTTGTAAATCAAAATTTCCATAGCTTTGTAAGCAAAGGCTTTTTGAAAAAAGAAACAGCAAGCCGTCATGTTAGCAGACTTGCAAAATTAGTAAACAGTCTGGTTGCATAA
- a CDS encoding biotin/lipoyl-containing protein, with protein sequence MAKKFIDVMDTTFRDGFQSVFGARVLMNDFLPAVSAAKEAGITHFEFGGGARFQSLYFYTNEDAFEMMDKFREVAGKDANLQTLSRGVNTVTLDTGSREMIDLHAKLFKKHNTNTIRNFDALNDVENLKYSGERIKAHGLNHEIVITMMDLPPKCFGAHDPAFYEKVLREILDSKIPFDSVCFKDASGTSSPEKVYQTIKMARKLLPENTHIRLHTHETAGVSVACYLAALEAGADGIDLAAHPVSGGTSQPDILTLLHAVKGKNYDLGGLDVEKILKYEEVLYDCLKDYFMPPEATMVSPVIPFSPMPGGALTANTQMMRDNNILDKFPQVIKAMREVVEKGGFGTSVTPVSQFYFQQAFNNVMFGDWKKIADGYGKMVLGYFGRTPVKPDSEIVKMAEKQLGLAPTKEHAIDIADKDEKKSIKYAAEVLKRENIEPNEENIFIALACKEKGIAFLKGEGKVMVRKKADMPKAASKNNAKKCDEVKTYSVLVNGNSYNVQVAEGESKFAGVKSVAQTPSQSKPAEAPKAENKTVSSGDSNEVLATLPSNVFKILVKVGDKVSKGQNVVILEAMKMEINIESPKDGVIKEILVNQGDTVDSNQVLAIVE encoded by the coding sequence ATGGCAAAGAAATTTATTGACGTTATGGATACCACTTTTAGAGACGGTTTCCAATCCGTTTTTGGTGCAAGAGTGCTGATGAACGATTTTCTACCCGCGGTGAGCGCCGCAAAAGAAGCAGGAATTACTCACTTTGAGTTTGGTGGCGGAGCCAGATTTCAAAGTCTTTATTTTTATACAAATGAAGATGCGTTTGAGATGATGGATAAATTCCGCGAAGTAGCCGGAAAAGATGCAAATCTGCAAACTTTAAGTAGAGGCGTAAATACAGTTACGCTTGATACAGGAAGTCGCGAAATGATAGATTTGCACGCAAAACTTTTTAAAAAGCACAATACGAATACGATTAGAAATTTTGATGCATTAAATGATGTCGAAAACTTAAAATATAGCGGCGAGCGCATAAAAGCACACGGTTTAAATCACGAAATCGTAATAACTATGATGGATTTGCCGCCAAAATGCTTTGGAGCACATGATCCTGCATTTTATGAAAAGGTTTTGCGTGAAATTTTAGATAGTAAAATTCCTTTTGATAGCGTTTGTTTTAAAGACGCAAGCGGTACATCAAGCCCCGAAAAAGTTTATCAAACAATAAAAATGGCACGCAAGTTGTTGCCTGAAAACACACATATCAGACTTCATACGCACGAAACTGCAGGAGTTAGCGTAGCTTGTTATTTGGCAGCGCTTGAAGCAGGAGCTGACGGTATAGATCTCGCAGCTCATCCTGTAAGCGGCGGAACAAGTCAACCGGATATTTTGACGCTTCTTCATGCCGTAAAAGGCAAAAATTATGATCTCGGCGGACTTGACGTAGAAAAAATTTTAAAATATGAAGAAGTTTTATATGACTGTCTGAAAGATTATTTTATGCCGCCTGAAGCTACAATGGTAAGCCCTGTAATACCATTTTCGCCGATGCCTGGCGGTGCGCTTACCGCAAACACTCAAATGATGAGAGATAACAATATTTTAGATAAATTCCCGCAAGTCATCAAAGCTATGCGCGAAGTCGTAGAAAAAGGCGGTTTTGGCACGAGTGTAACACCTGTAAGTCAATTCTATTTTCAACAAGCTTTTAATAACGTAATGTTTGGAGATTGGAAAAAGATAGCTGATGGATACGGTAAAATGGTGCTTGGATATTTCGGCAGAACTCCTGTAAAACCTGACAGCGAAATAGTAAAAATGGCTGAAAAGCAACTAGGTCTTGCTCCTACAAAAGAGCATGCAATCGATATCGCTGATAAAGATGAGAAAAAATCCATCAAATATGCCGCAGAAGTGCTAAAACGTGAAAACATAGAGCCGAATGAAGAAAATATTTTTATAGCTTTAGCGTGTAAAGAAAAAGGAATCGCATTTTTAAAAGGCGAAGGCAAAGTTATGGTTCGCAAAAAAGCTGATATGCCAAAAGCAGCATCTAAAAATAATGCTAAAAAATGCGATGAGGTAAAAACTTACAGCGTTTTAGTTAATGGAAACAGCTATAATGTCCAAGTTGCGGAAGGCGAGAGCAAATTTGCAGGTGTAAAAAGCGTAGCGCAAACTCCATCACAATCAAAACCGGCAGAAGCTCCAAAAGCTGAAAATAAAACCGTTTCAAGCGGTGATTCAAACGAAGTATTGGCAACTTTGCCAAGCAATGTATTTAAAATTTTAGTAAAAGTAGGCGATAAAGTTTCAAAAGGTCAAAATGTCGTAATTTTGGAAGCTATGAAAATGGAAATAAATATAGAATCTCCAAAAGACGGAGTCATTAAAGAAATTTTAGTAAATCAGGGAGATACTGTAGATAGCAATCAAGTGCTTGCTATCGTTGAATAA
- a CDS encoding TRAP transporter large permease has translation MVGIVMFLAALFMLIIGFPVAFTFGAIAVFFGAIYAFVQAFEDNSTEIFADAFSNMIDLFSFMPYRIFNIMENKILISVPLFILMGMILQKTRLAERLLESMAFLFGGIRGGVAISTVLVGALLAATTGIVGASVIAMGAISLPVMIKYHYNKPLGCGTIAASGTLGQIIPPSIVLIILGDVFGVPVGDLFKAAIVPGLTLVLFYVVFIAIVAFVKKDYAPCVKFDTTDSKAHQIFNALKNVIPVLVLILLVLGSIFTGFATPTESSAVGCLGAVILALLFRTFSWKLIYKSLQESVKISSMVFAILIGATAFSMIFSYTGADTIVEDFMMSLPGQKWGFIALTMVSILILGFFIDYVEISYIILPILIPISQNLGIDPVWFAILIAVNLQTSFMTPPFGFSLFFLKGVTPPSVRTIDIYKGVLPFIILQILVLLLLAVYPEIFGMSAFLS, from the coding sequence ATGGTAGGAATTGTAATGTTTTTAGCGGCGCTTTTTATGCTTATTATAGGATTTCCGGTCGCTTTTACATTCGGTGCTATTGCCGTATTTTTCGGTGCTATATATGCTTTTGTGCAAGCTTTTGAAGATAATAGTACAGAAATTTTTGCAGACGCCTTTTCGAATATGATAGATCTTTTTTCATTTATGCCGTATAGAATTTTTAATATTATGGAAAATAAAATTTTAATTTCCGTTCCGCTTTTTATTTTGATGGGAATGATTTTGCAAAAAACCCGTTTGGCGGAAAGACTTCTTGAATCAATGGCGTTTTTATTTGGTGGTATTCGCGGCGGAGTTGCTATCAGCACCGTTTTAGTCGGCGCACTTCTTGCGGCTACTACAGGAATTGTAGGAGCAAGTGTCATTGCAATGGGCGCTATAAGTCTTCCGGTAATGATAAAATATCATTATAATAAACCTCTTGGTTGCGGCACAATCGCAGCTTCAGGAACCTTGGGACAAATTATTCCGCCGTCAATTGTTTTGATTATTTTGGGTGATGTTTTTGGCGTGCCTGTTGGTGATCTTTTTAAAGCGGCTATCGTGCCGGGACTTACTTTGGTACTTTTTTACGTAGTTTTTATCGCTATAGTCGCATTTGTAAAAAAAGATTATGCGCCATGCGTTAAATTTGATACGACGGACAGCAAAGCGCACCAAATTTTTAATGCTTTAAAAAATGTAATTCCGGTTTTGGTTTTAATTTTGCTTGTTTTAGGCTCAATTTTTACAGGATTTGCTACGCCTACCGAAAGTTCTGCTGTAGGGTGTCTTGGTGCTGTTATTCTTGCTTTATTGTTTCGCACGTTTTCATGGAAACTTATTTATAAATCTTTACAGGAAAGTGTTAAAATTTCGTCGATGGTTTTTGCGATTTTAATCGGAGCCACCGCTTTTTCAATGATATTCAGTTATACCGGAGCAGACACGATTGTAGAAGATTTTATGATGAGTTTACCTGGACAAAAATGGGGTTTTATAGCTCTTACTATGGTATCTATTTTAATTTTAGGTTTTTTTATTGATTATGTTGAAATTTCATATATAATTTTACCTATTTTAATTCCAATATCTCAAAATTTAGGTATAGATCCAGTTTGGTTTGCTATACTGATTGCTGTAAATTTACAAACATCATTTATGACGCCGCCGTTTGGATTTTCTTTATTTTTCTTAAAAGGCGTTACCCCGCCGAGTGTGCGAACAATTGATATTTACAAAGGTGTTTTACCGTTTATAATTTTACAGATTTTGGTTTTATTATTGCTTGCGGTTTATCCGGAAATTTTCGGAATGAGTGCTTTTTTAAGCTAA
- a CDS encoding TRAP transporter small permease subunit yields the protein MKRAEKFFAVFAKILGILSITFLFLLVCFVLFNVCARYFFHYGNVALQELEWHFFACMFLFGMSYTLQQDAHVRVDVIYDSLSPRKKAYINIFGVIFFLLPFALLIVCVSPDFVIEAYESGETSADPGGLAYRWIIKSTIPICFGFLIISAIGFIVQNINALIQIKKTGFAEFFVNSQNSAKGV from the coding sequence TTGAAAAGAGCTGAAAAATTTTTTGCAGTTTTTGCAAAAATTTTAGGAATTTTAAGCATAACTTTTCTTTTTTTGCTTGTCTGTTTTGTGCTTTTTAATGTTTGCGCCAGATATTTTTTTCATTACGGAAATGTCGCATTACAAGAATTGGAATGGCATTTTTTCGCTTGTATGTTTTTATTTGGGATGAGTTATACTTTACAACAGGATGCGCACGTTAGAGTTGACGTGATATATGATTCTTTAAGTCCTCGTAAAAAAGCTTATATAAATATTTTCGGTGTGATTTTTTTCTTACTTCCTTTTGCGCTTTTGATTGTTTGTGTTTCGCCGGATTTTGTTATAGAAGCTTACGAGAGCGGCGAAACAAGCGCTGATCCAGGAGGTTTGGCATATCGCTGGATTATAAAATCCACAATTCCGATCTGCTTTGGGTTTTTAATAATTTCCGCAATAGGTTTTATTGTGCAAAATATAAATGCGTTAATTCAAATCAAAAAAACAGGCTTTGCAGAGTTTTTTGTAAATTCACAAAATAGCGCGAAAGGCGTATAA
- the dsbI gene encoding protein-disulfide oxidoreductase DsbI, whose amino-acid sequence MNFIYKISKLQDRRFIWILMSVIMLSFVAIAYGFFQKYLYMQPCKQCIFIRISMLIIALGGIIAAIKPTDIFLKFCGYILGIGASIAGIIFSTKLNTIKEMIQNNKEIDLSNISGCAVSPAINLNTTSQSSIMPNLFDATGGCGYDSPVVPPDTALSDLQNYFVNLYSDGWYLVPSAKFGSMASCTTFAYSLTIFLLCVMLICYIYTKFKPKMKF is encoded by the coding sequence ATGAATTTTATATATAAAATTTCAAAGTTACAGGATAGACGATTTATATGGATTTTGATGTCTGTGATTATGCTCTCTTTTGTCGCTATCGCTTATGGATTTTTTCAAAAATATCTATATATGCAACCTTGCAAACAATGTATTTTCATACGAATTTCTATGCTGATCATCGCTCTTGGCGGAATAATCGCAGCTATAAAACCGACTGATATTTTTCTAAAATTTTGCGGATATATTCTAGGAATCGGCGCGTCCATAGCAGGAATTATTTTCAGCACAAAATTAAATACCATAAAAGAAATGATTCAAAACAACAAAGAAATAGATCTTTCAAATATCAGCGGCTGCGCTGTTTCTCCGGCTATAAATTTAAATACCACATCGCAATCAAGCATAATGCCGAATCTTTTTGACGCAACAGGAGGATGTGGCTACGACAGTCCTGTAGTTCCACCCGATACAGCACTTAGTGATTTACAAAACTATTTTGTAAATCTTTACAGCGATGGCTGGTATCTTGTGCCGTCGGCAAAATTCGGTTCAATGGCGAGTTGCACGACTTTTGCTTATTCGCTTACGATTTTTTTGCTTTGTGTTATGCTTATTTGTTATATTTACACAAAATTTAAACCAAAAATGAAATTTTAA
- a CDS encoding NAD(P)/FAD-dependent oxidoreductase, with protein sequence MKKILILGGGYGGLKCAITLQKKLNDKNVEVTLISRHDYHYQTTLLHKVAVGTYSARKARMFYRNLLNLKNIKFTKDIIEKIDIKNKKVKGVRFEYDYDYLVIALGFRVNDFGIKGVYYHSHKLSTLNKALQIRTNIENNFKDYIFKPNPLNLSFIVCGSGFTGVEFAAELAKRVPELCKIRGLDRDLVKIYLIGRGEHILPMFDEKLSALAAEKLTKIGVKIIRGNVIECMSDGVIIEKPDKSTQKIEGNITVWTAGVKGNPVIGNSGITNTKDRVEVNEFLQIPNYPEVFVLGDCAIANSRDVKHAPTAQLASQMGEYCGESLIQILKGEKLIKPFIFKNRGTVCSIGHTDGIGVAFGYKINGEIAAFLKNVIENRWILSVANLMTVFKKGQFRWRSSD encoded by the coding sequence ATGAAAAAAATTTTGATTTTAGGCGGTGGATACGGCGGTTTAAAATGTGCCATTACATTACAAAAAAAACTGAACGATAAAAACGTGGAAGTTACACTTATATCGCGCCACGATTATCATTACCAAACGACACTGCTTCATAAAGTTGCCGTTGGAACTTACAGCGCCAGAAAAGCGCGAATGTTTTATCGCAACCTTTTAAATCTAAAAAATATAAAATTTACAAAAGATATAATTGAAAAAATCGATATCAAAAACAAAAAAGTAAAAGGCGTAAGATTTGAGTATGATTACGATTATTTGGTAATTGCGCTTGGTTTTAGGGTAAATGATTTCGGCATAAAAGGCGTTTATTATCACTCTCATAAACTTTCAACCCTAAATAAGGCGCTTCAAATAAGAACAAATATAGAAAACAATTTTAAAGATTATATTTTCAAACCGAATCCTCTTAATTTAAGCTTTATCGTTTGCGGAAGCGGTTTTACGGGCGTAGAATTCGCAGCTGAACTTGCAAAGCGCGTTCCTGAACTTTGCAAAATAAGAGGTCTTGATAGAGATTTGGTTAAAATTTATCTAATAGGTCGTGGAGAGCACATTTTACCGATGTTTGATGAAAAACTAAGCGCTTTAGCAGCTGAAAAACTCACAAAAATCGGCGTTAAAATCATTAGAGGAAATGTCATTGAATGTATGAGTGATGGCGTGATTATCGAAAAACCTGATAAAAGCACGCAAAAAATAGAAGGAAATATCACCGTTTGGACAGCCGGAGTTAAAGGAAATCCGGTAATCGGCAACTCAGGCATTACAAATACAAAAGACCGAGTAGAAGTAAATGAATTTTTACAAATACCGAATTATCCTGAAGTATTTGTTTTGGGAGATTGCGCGATAGCAAACTCACGCGATGTAAAACACGCTCCGACAGCGCAGCTTGCTTCGCAAATGGGTGAATATTGCGGCGAAAGTTTAATTCAAATTTTAAAAGGCGAAAAATTGATAAAGCCGTTTATTTTCAAAAACAGAGGAACCGTTTGTTCGATAGGTCATACAGATGGTATCGGCGTGGCTTTTGGCTACAAAATCAACGGCGAAATTGCAGCATTTTTAAAAAATGTAATAGAAAATCGCTGGATTTTATCGGTCGCAAATTTAATGACTGTTTTCAAAAAAGGACAATTTCGCTGGAGAAGCAGTGACTGA
- a CDS encoding NUDIX domain-containing protein: MGSSLKNFEILHLRNEKFVKPFTLRFEIDGQARFWDCVKVYDSVSILIFNEESKNFVLVRQFRPSVWYYENTHENSDKSGYTYELCAGIMDKNLSAKQTAIEEIFEETGYKVNDLEFITTCYSALGFGANRQDFFYAVVKNSDKIAQGGGVDGEKIEIINLPLNKAENFAFDDNFIKAPGLVMCFLWFFKKHKNFK; encoded by the coding sequence ATGGGTTCTTCTTTAAAAAATTTTGAAATTTTGCATCTTAGAAATGAAAAATTTGTAAAACCTTTTACTTTGCGTTTTGAAATAGATGGACAAGCGCGTTTTTGGGATTGCGTCAAGGTTTACGATAGTGTTTCCATTCTGATTTTTAATGAAGAGAGTAAAAATTTTGTGCTGGTTCGTCAGTTCCGCCCATCAGTTTGGTATTATGAAAATACTCACGAAAATAGTGATAAAAGTGGCTACACTTATGAACTTTGCGCCGGAATAATGGATAAAAATTTATCCGCAAAACAAACTGCGATTGAAGAAATTTTTGAAGAAACGGGATATAAAGTAAACGATTTGGAATTTATCACGACTTGCTATTCAGCTCTTGGTTTCGGTGCGAATAGACAGGACTTTTTCTACGCCGTAGTAAAAAATAGTGATAAAATCGCTCAGGGCGGCGGAGTTGACGGCGAAAAAATAGAAATTATAAATTTGCCTTTAAATAAAGCTGAAAATTTTGCTTTTGACGATAACTTTATAAAGGCTCCAGGTCTTGTAATGTGCTTTTTATGGTTTTTCAAAAAGCATAAAAATTTTAAATAA